One window of Papaver somniferum cultivar HN1 chromosome 9, ASM357369v1, whole genome shotgun sequence genomic DNA carries:
- the LOC113309972 gene encoding probable LRR receptor-like serine/threonine-protein kinase At4g36180 translates to MSHNNLTGVIPSCISKLQNLDSSFDVSNNKLCGEISAEIGVTLSDLEVLNLAGNEFSGSIPSSICSNIPIYSSSTIDLSNNKFSGVIPNTIGNCRNLESLNLGNNSLKGNVPNEIGQLHFLNYLQLQDNYLEGTITFISKFPDLDVLNLANNHFQGNIPRALFGPQHPYVRIISLRSNKLNGSLPNEISLSHLLILDLSHNQLSGHIPTKLGRYWMNLPSYSSVQLTDQRNDNDIQLQMVINGIMVQFQKVYPYDSVLDLSCNMFEGNIPTEIGRSKGLRRLNLSHNHLSGNLPVSIADMSNLVSLDLSFNTLSGQIPHSLTSLDSLGFLNLSYNELSGKIPRGTHFDTLGVDGWAFVGNALLCGEPTKKVCEVEEDDQNDDQEDASEKLIFYSIVFLGFVVGFWGPFLVMLIKRDKMWFLYWKFIDYFVVVIIRCIQNK, encoded by the coding sequence ATGTCTCATAACAACCTGACAGGAGTTATTCCTTCTTGTATCTCCAAACTACAAAACCTCGATTCATCATTTGATGTATCAAATAATAAACTCTGTGGTGAAATCTCAGCAGAAATCGGAGTCACACTTTCTGATTTAGAAGTCCTCAATCTAGCTGGTAATGAATTTTCAGGTTCAATTCCCTCTTCTATATGTTCAAACATACCAATTTATTCATCTTCAACTATTGACCTCTCAAACAACAAATTCTCAGGGGTTATACCTAATACCATAGGGAATTGTAGGAATCTTGAATCACTAAACCTTGGGAACAACAGTCTCAAGGGAAATGTTCCGAATGAGATTGGACAATTACattttttgaattatcttcaactGCAAGACAACTATCTGGAAGGTACTATCACCTTCATCAGTAAATTTCCGGATCTAGATGTTCTTAATTTAGCAAATAACCACTTCCAAGGCAATATACCCAGAGCATTATTTGGTCCACAGCATCCTTACGTAAGAATCATTTCTTTAAGGTCAAACAAGTTGAATGGGTCACTCCCTAATGAAATTAGCTTGAGTCACCTTCTAATTTTGGACTTATCGCATAACCAACTCTCGGGCCATATTCCTACAAAGTTAGGAAGGTACTGGATGAATTTACCAAGTTATTCTTCAGTGCAGCTAACGGATCAACGGAATGATAATGATATTCAATTGCAGATGGTGATCAACGGGATCATGGTACAATTTCAAAAAGTATACCCTTATGACTCGGTATTGGATCTATCTTGCAACATGTTCGAGGGTAACATCCCAACAGAGATTGGCCGGTCAAAAGGACTTCGAAGGCTGAATTTGTCTCACAATCATCTTTCGGGTAATTTACCTGTGAGTATTGCAGATATGTCTAATTTGGTTTCTTTGGACTTAAGTTTCAATACACTCTCTGGGCAAATCCCACATTCTTTAACATCGCTCGACTCTCTTGGGTTTCTAAACCTATCTTACAATGAGTTGAGTGGCAAAATTCCAAGAGGGACTCACTTTGACACGTTGGGTGTTGATGGTTGGGCTTTCGTTGGGAATGCATTGTTGTGTGGAGAACCTACAAAGAAAGTTTGTGAAGTTGAAGAAGACGATCAAAACGATGATCAAGAAGATGCAAGTGAGAAGTTGATATTCTACAGTATTGTTTTTTTGGGGTTTGTAGTTGGATTCTGGGGTCCATTCCTTGTGATGCTgataaaaagggataaaatgtGGTTTCTATATTGGAAATTTATTGATTATTTTGTTGTTGTAAT